The genomic segment AGAAAAAGGAATAAATATAGTGATAATTTGATTCTTCGTCGACGGAGTAAATAGGAGAGATTATTTCTTTCTTCGtctttacaaaaacaaaaaaatatattttaaaagaattaaaagaaaatggGCGAACGACGGGAATTGAACCCGCGCATGGTGGATTCACAATCCACTGCCTTGATCCACTTGGCTACATCCGCCCCCCTACAATTACTATACTCTATagtattttttttacttgtttaaATATTTCAAATACAAATTGCAACGATTTCTATCAGTCATCATtcttttttttatcttatttctgAGATCCAATATATAGAAAATTCCAAtctatatcttttatttttacctaaaatAAAAACTTTACAAAAGTTTGGTAAGAgcttttttacttattttttatattttatataaaatataaaaaaaaggtaAAGAAAAGAAAGACCACTAAATCGAAATAAAGGAGCAATACCAACACTCTTGCTAGAACAAGAAAGTGGTTATTGCTCCTTTATTTTCAAAAACTCGTATACACTAAAACCAAAGTCTTATCCATTTGTAGATGGAGCTTCAATAGCAGCTAGGTCTAGAGGGAAGTTATGAGCATTACGTTCATGCATAACTTCCATACCAAGGTTAGCACGGTTAATAATATCAGCCCAGGTATTAATTACACGACCTTGACTATCAACTACGGATTGGTTAAAATTGAAACCGTTTAGGTTGAAAGCCATAGTGCTAATACCTAAAGCGGTGAACCAGATACCTACTACAGGCCAAGCAGCTAAGAAGAAATGTAAAGAACGAGAATTGTTGAAACTAGCATATTGGAAGATCAATCGGCCAAAATAACCATGAGCAGCTACGATATTATAAGTTTCTTCCTCTTGACCGAATCTGTAACCTTCATTAGCAGATTCATTTTCTGTGGTTTCCCTGATCAAACTAGAGGTTACCAAGGAACCATGCATAGCACTGAATAGGGAGCCGCCGAATACACCAGCTACGCCTAACATGTGAAACGGATGCATAAGGATGTTGTGTTCAGCCTGGAATACAATCATGAAGTTGAAAGTACCAGAGATTCCTAGGGGCATACCATCAGAAAAACTTCCTTGACCAATTGGATAGATCAAGAAAACAGCGGTAGCAGCTGCAACAGGAGCTGAATATGCAACAGCGATCCAAGGGCGCATACCCAGACGGAAACTAAGTTCCCACTCACGACCCATGTAACAAGCTACACCAAGTAAGAAGTGTAAAACAATTAACTCATAAGGACCGCCATTGTATAACCATTCATCAACAGATGCCGCTTCCCAGATCGGGTAAAAGTGCAAACCTATAGCTGCAGAAGTAGGAATAATGGCACCAGAAATAATATTGTTTCCGTAAAGTAGAGATCCAGAAACAGGTTCACGAATACCATCAATATCTACTGGAGGAGCAGCAATGAAGGCGATAATAAATACAGAAGTTGCGGTCAATAAGGTAGGGATCATCAAAACACCAAACCATCCGATGTAAAGACGGTTTTCAGTGCTAGTTATCCAGTTACAGAAGCGACCCCATAGGCTTTCGCTTTCGCGTCTCTCTAAAATTGCAGTCATGGTAAAATCTTGGTTTATTTAATCATCAGGGACTCCCAAGCGCACAAATTATCTAGAACTAGATAATTGAAGGCTTGTTATTCAACAGTATAACATGACTTATATACCCGTGTCAACCAATAtcaaatagaaaatagaaaatatacatCTAGGATCGTATCtagatttatcatttttttttcttattcttaagttagaaaaagaaaatacagATTGATATACATATGATATATATCCAAATCATTCCTATCTTCTATTAGGAATAGCGTTTTATAATAAATAGGAATAGCGTTTCGATATGATACTAAAAATGGGTTGCCCGGGACTCGAACCCGGAACTAGTCGGATGGAGTAGATAATTTCCttgtttcaattaaataaattgaaatttaaaagaaaaaaaaaatccctcCCCAAACCGTGCTTGCATTTTTCATTGCACACGGCTTTCTCTATGTATCCATCTAAAACCCTGTTTATTCCCTAAACAGGACTCTAAAAAAAAAGCGGAATACTCGGCCAATCCCCTCTTATTCTTACTGCCTGAACATTTAATACTAGAAATGAATAAATTCGTTTGTTATCTCTTCATCATttcgtaaaattaccatttttattGTAATTGATAATTGAATTTACATAATTTCATAACCAATCATGAATGATTGACCAGAGCATTGATACAAATAATATCCAAATACCAAATTCGTCCCCTATAGACCTTTCGCATAGCAAAAAAACCTCTTGGGAAGATCAAAGAAAAAACATGTTCTTCTTCCGTTTCCGTAAAGAATTCTTCCAAAAATTCCGAacctaattttttcaaaaaagcaCGGACAGTACTTTTGTGTTTACGAGCCAAAGTTTTAACACAAGAAAACCGAAGTATATATTTTATTCgatacaaactttttttttttgaagatccACTGTGATAATGAGAAAGATTTCTGGATATCCGCACAAATCGGTCAATAATATCAGAATCGGGGGAATCGGCCCACGTCGGCTTACTAATGGGATGCCCTAATGTGTTACAAAATTTCGCCTTAGACAATGATCCAATGAGCGAAATAATTGGAATTCTTGTATCCAACGTCTTCACAGCATTATCTATTAGAAATGAATTTTCTAGCATTTGACTCCGTACCACTGAAGGATTTAATCGCACACTTGAAAGATAGCCCAGAAAGTCGAGAGAATATTTAGATAATTGATTTATACGGACTCTTCCTGATTGAGACCACAGGTAAAAATAATATTGCCATAAATCGACAAAGTAATATTTCCACTTATTGATCAGAAGAGACGTATCCTTTGAGGCCAGAATTGACTTTCCTTGATACCTAATAAAATGTATGAAAGGGTCTTTGAACAACCATAGGTTGTTCTGAAAATCATTATAAAAGACTTCGCCAAGATACTTTATTTTTCCATAGAAAAAAATTCGTTCAAGAAAGACCCCAGAAGATGTTGATCGTAAATGAGAAGATTGATTACGGAGAAAAAGGAAAATGGATTCGTATTCACATGTATGAGAATTATATAGGAACAAGAATAATCTTGGATTAAAAATCGAAATAGATTTCTTTGGAGTAATAAAACTCTTCAAATTACAATACTCGTAGAGAGAGAACCGTAATAAATGCAAAGAAGAAGCATCTTTTACCCAGTAGCGAAGGGCTTGAACTAAGATTTCTAGATGGATGGGATGAGGTATTAGTGCCTCTAACACATAATTTAAATGTGAGAATTTGTCCTCTAAAAAAGGAAATATTGAATGAAttgattgtaaattatgagattttgCGACTTCTGCCCTTGTGAGTAAGATATTAATCGTAAGGAAAATGGAATTTCCACAATGACTGCAAATCCTACCGCTATCATTTGAGAATACAAATTATTGTTGTGCCCAAAAACCGGATTTTGGTTGGAATCATTAGCAGAACTAATCAAACGATTCTGTTGATCCATTCGAAGAATTAAACGTTTCACAATTAGTGAACTGAATTTATTACCATAACcctgattttcaaaaaaaatcatcgATTTAtttaaaccatgctcatgagcaagTGCATAAATATACTCCCGAAAAATAAGTGGGTATAGGAAATCGTGTCGGCGGGATCTATTTAGTTCTAAATATACTTGAAATTCCTCCATTTCAAATTCGATTTGAACCAAAGATAGGGGATCTATTCGGTTATTAAATGATACATAGTGCGATACAGTCAAAACAAGGTATTATAGTAAGAAAAGAATAGATACCTCGGAGACAGGCGGATTCATCAACGGATTCTCTATCCTATCTTTTGCCATCTAATTGATTTATGTTCGTTATAGGATAAGAAGACGGTTAGAAATCCTTTATTTTTTCAACCCAATCGCTCttttgattttggaaaaaaatatctTTTCTTTATCAATATACTGCTTCTTCTACACATTCATGGCTAACCCATAAAGGGAATGCctaataattaggactcataaaAAAATCGATAATTTACTCATGAGAAAAACCTTTACCACATTAGGCACTAATTTATTTTTAACGTTTAATTAGATCAGGTAATCATTCAAATTGAGAACAGAAGCTCGTTCCTTTTTGTTTCCCTATAATTGGGGCCGTAGAGCTCTATCCATTTATTCACTCGACCCAACTTTGAATTCAATTCATTTTTTTTGTTCCGCACCAAAATTCAAAACAGGAATGATCCGGAAAAAAAGGATTCTTAGAATTCTCCATTGCTACGACATGCTCTTTTTTCCATCCCCTCCTTTCAGGATCAGTCGTGGTCTTACAAACTCTACCGATGGTCTGAACGAATCCCTTTCTTCATACAAATGTGTAAAAGATGCTAGTCGCACTTAAAAGCCGAGTACTCTACCGTTGAGTTAGCAACCCGAAAAAAATTAGAATATGTAGATACAATCGGAATAAAAAAATGGAATTGCACTAGGCAATCAAAACACGA from the Gossypium arboreum isolate Shixiya-1 unplaced genomic scaffold, ASM2569848v2 Contig00314, whole genome shotgun sequence genome contains:
- the LOC128288890 gene encoding photosystem II protein D1, whose product is MTAILERRESESLWGRFCNWITSTENRLYIGWFGVLMIPTLLTATSVFIIAFIAAPPVDIDGIREPVSGSLLYGNNIISGAIIPTSAAIGLHFYPIWEAASVDEWLYNGGPYELIVLHFLLGVACYMGREWELSFRLGMRPWIAVAYSAPVAAATAVFLIYPIGQGSFSDGMPLGISGTFNFMIVFQAEHNILMHPFHMLGVAGVFGGSLFSAMHGSLVTSSLIRETTENESANEGYRFGQEEETYNIVAAHGYFGRLIFQYASFNNSRSLHFFLAAWPVVGIWFTALGISTMAFNLNGFNFNQSVVDSQGRVINTWADIINRANLGMEVMHERNAHNFPLDLAAIEAPSTNG